From the genome of Vicia villosa cultivar HV-30 ecotype Madison, WI linkage group LG2, Vvil1.0, whole genome shotgun sequence, one region includes:
- the LOC131653578 gene encoding uncharacterized protein LOC131653578, whose translation MSFPRVLPHHACAHANSCSRQKLISCIGSTAMHHLHINPHTIRISHLAYCSTIPKHVAKLPFTLIVKKKFQFPGRMSRKTDFVCDIDDSKEIWRLAVRNNDLWSVVNSKGFMLGSKMQSNGWKITVNESKLEIHLL comes from the exons atgtcGTTTCCAAGGGTGCTCCCCCATCACGCTTGCGCCCATGCAAATTCCTGTAGCCGGCAAAAATTGATTTCGTGTATTGGGAGTACTGCAATGCATCATCTACATATAAACCCTCACACAATCAGAATCTCTCATCTAGCATATTGCTCAACCATTCCAAAACATGTTGCAAAACTCCCATTCACCTTAATCgtgaaaaaaaaatttcaatttccCGGTAGAATGTCTCGCAAAACAGATTTCGTATGCGATATAGATGATTCCAAAGAAATCTGGCGTCTTGCTGTTCGTAACAATGACCTGTGGAGCGTCGTCAATAGCAAAG ggtttatgttagGAAGCAAGATGCAGAGCAATGGATGGAAGATTACTGTTAATGAATCTAAG CTAGAGATTCATCTTTTGTGA
- the LOC131653579 gene encoding magnesium transporter MRS2-11, chloroplastic-like, with the protein MALTLTSTWTHLRFQPLLSRTNYVFFSDLTEFRSLQSHDSLTLLRRRKISVTSPSALKPVKCSRSTEEKQWSEAETVPSDSDEAVDESNGPTPIRTPSIEPQRIAGDSPSLGIREPVYEVVEVKSDGAVSTRKINRRQLLKSSGLRPRDVRSVDPSLFLTNSMPSLLVREYAILLNLGSLRAIAMQDCVLIFDYNRKGGQAFLDTLLPRLNPKNNNGGPSMPFEIEVVEAALLSRIQRLERRLMDLEPRVQALLEALPNRITGDILEQLRISKQTLVELGSKAGALRQMLLDLLEDPNEIRRMCIMGRNCTLNKGNNNVECSVPLEKQVADEEEEEIEMLLENYLQRCESCHGQSERLLDSAREMEDSIAVSLSSRRLEVSRVELLLQVGTFCVAVGALVAGIFGMNLKSYLEEHVFAFWLTTSGIIVGGIIVFFLMYNYLRARKIF; encoded by the exons ATGGCTTTAACTTTAACTTCAACTTGGACGCACCTTCGTTTTCAACCTTTACTCTCGCGCACCAACTACGTCTTCTTCTCCGACCTTACTGAATTCCGGTCTCTACAGAGTCATGATTCTCTCACTCTTCTTCGCCGGAGAAAGATCTCTGTTACGTCACCGTCGGCTCTGAAGCCGGTGAAATGCAGTAGATCCACGGAGGAGAAGCAGTGGAGCGAGGCGGAAACCGTTCCGTCTGATTCCGATGAAGCTGTGGATGAGTCAAATGGTCCGACTCCGATCCGAACTCCTTCTATTGAGCCTCAGAGGATTGCAGGCGATTCTCCTTCTCTCGGAATCCGAGAACCTGTTTATGAA GTTGTAGAAGTGAAATCAGACGGTGCAGTATCGACTCGAAAAATAAACAGGAGACAATTATTGAAGTCGAGTG GTCTTCGTCCCCGGGATGTCCGAAGTGTGGATCCCTCATTGTTTTTGACAAATTCAATGCCTTCTTTGCTG GTCCGTGAGTATGCTATACTTCTAAACCTGGGTTCGCTACGAGCAATAGCAATGCAAGATTGTGTGCTTATATTTGACTATAATCG TAAAGGTGGGCAAGCTTTTCTAGACACTTTGCTGCCTAGGTTGAACCCCAAGAATAACAATGGAGGGCCATCAATGCCATTTGAAATTGAG GTTGTCGAAGCAGCATTGCTTTCAAGAATACAACGTTTGGAGCGGAGACTGATGGACTTAGAACCTCGT GTTCAAGCTCTTCTTGAGGCATTGCCAAATCGGATAACTGGGGACATATTGGAGCAACTTCGTATTAGCaaacaaactttg GTTGAGTTAGGCTCGAAGGCAGGAGCTCTCCGACAGATGCTTCTTGACCTTCTGGAGGACCCAAATGAAATACGGCGGATGTGTATTATGGGAAGAAACTGTACACTTAATAAAGGAAACAATAATGTGGAATGCTCAGTGCCCTTAGAAAAGCAGGTTGCTGATG AGGAGGAGGAGGAAATTGAAATGCTTCTGGAAAATTATCTCCAAAG ATGTGAATCTTGTCATGGTCAATCTGAAAGGCTTCTTGATTCTGCAAGGGAAATGGAGGATTCTATAGCTGTCAGCTTGAG CTCGCGAAGACTTGAAGTTAGTAGAGTGGAACTGCTTCTCCAGGTTGGAACATTTTGTGTAGCAGTTGGTGCCCTTGTAGCAG GTATATTTGGCATGAACCTGAAGTCCTATCTTGAGGAACATGTG TTTGCATTCTGGCTAACTACATCTGGGATCATTGTTGGTGGCATTATTGTTTTTTTCCTTATGTATAACTACCTCAGAGcaagaaaaatattttga
- the LOC131653581 gene encoding uncharacterized protein LOC131653581 produces MAEDNKDASDYSSEDEGTEDYRRGGYHKVQIGDTFKNGCYVVQSKLGWGHFSTVWLAWDTHKLRYVALKIQKSAQHYTEAAMDEIKILKQIAEGDVEDKKCVVKLLDHFKHSGPNGNHVCMVFEFLGDNLLTLIKYSDYRGVPLPMVKEICYHVLVGLDYLHRELSIIHTDLKPENVLILSPIDPSKDPRKSGAPLILSKTKDKTVSRNGTTNDKSSNGDLTKNQKKKMRKKAKKAAQKEGSEVAEEDSEAPEQDNCSNDVKPNVENGEGKPNSSASLDESAKTSEIQDVPQGSQVSRRGSRSTRKKLLAAVDLKCKLVDFGNACWTYKQFTNDIQTRQYRCPEVLLGSKYSTPADMWSFACICFELATGDVLFDPHSGDNYDRDEDHLALMMELLGMMPRKIALSGRYSRDFFNRCGDLRHIRRLRFWPITKVLTEKYDFSEQDASDMADFLVPLLDFVPDKRPTAAQCLNHPWMSAGPRTLEPSLTNVQPDAANGEKSLKSREKTEHEAVEVGMGNMVIDGNQMPLKDF; encoded by the exons ATGGCGGAGGACAACAAAGATGCGAGTGATTACAGTTCGGAGGATGAAGGAACTGAAGATTACAGACGCGGTGGATATCACAAGGTTCAGATTGGCGATACTTTCAAAAATGGGTGCTATGTGGTTCAGAGTAAGCTTGGATGGGGGCACTTTTCCACTGTTTGGCTCGCTTGGGATACTCACAAATTG CGATATGTTGCCTTGAAAATTCAAAAGAGTGCTCAGCATTACACTGAAGCAGCGATGGATGAAATAAAGATTCTCAAACAAATTGCTGAAGGGGATGTAGAGGATAAGAAATGTGTTGTGAAGCTTTTGGACCACTTTAAGCATTCAGGGCCTAATGGCAACCATGTTTGTATGGTTTTTGAATTCCTTGGTGATAATCTTCTCACCCTTATAAAGTATAGTGATTATCGAGGTGTTCCCCTTCCCATGGTCAAAGAAATTTGTTACCATGTTTTGGTCGGTTTGGATTATTTGCACCGCGAGCTCTCTATAATACACACCGATTTGAAGCCCGAGAATGTCTTGATTCTCTCACCAATAGATCCATCTAAGGATCCTAGGAAATCCGGAGCCCCACTTATactttcaaaaaccaaagataaGACTGTGTCCAGGAATGGGACCACAAATGATAAAAGTTCAAATGGAGATCTAACCAAGAACCAGAAAAAGAAAATGCGCAAAAAGGCTAAAAAAGCAGCTCAGAAGGAAGGTTCCGAGGTAGCAGAGGAGGATTCTGAAGCACCGGAGCAAGATAATTGTAGTAATGATGTGAAACCGAATGTAGAAAATGGTGAAGGTAAACCTAATAGTTCTGCTAGTTTAGATGAATCAGCAAAGACTTCTGAAATTCAGGATGTTCCACAAGGAAGTCAAGTTTCTAGGAGAGGTAGCCGCTCTACCAGAAAGAAGTTGCTTGCTGCTGTTGATCTCAAGTGCAAGCTGGTGGATTTCGGTAATGCTTGTTGGACGTATAAACAATTTACGAATGATATTCAGACAAGGCAGTATAGATGTCCTGAGGTTCTTCTTGGTTCCAAATACTCAACTCCAGCTGATATGTGGTCCTTTGCTTGCATTTGCTTTGAGCTTGCCACTGGTGATGTTCTTTTCGATCCTCACAGTGGTGATAACTATGACAGGGATGAG GACCATCTGGCATTGATGATGGAGCTTCTTGGAATGATGCCTCGCAAG ATTGCTCTTAGTGGCCGCTATTCCCGGGACTTTTTCAATAGATGTGGTGATTTGAGACACATTCGTCGGTTGCGGTTCTGGCCTATCACTAAGGTGTTGACGGAGAAATATGATTTCAGTGAGCAAGATGCAAGTGACATGGCTGACTTCCTTGTTCCATTACTTGACTTTGTTCCTGATAAGAGGCCAACGGCTGCTCAGTGCCTCAATCATCCATGGATGAGTGCAGGTCCTCGGACTCTTGAGCCCTCTTTGACTAACGTGCAACCTGATGCTGCTAACGGTGAAAAGTCTCTAAAGTCTAGGGAAAAGACCGAGCATGAGGCTGTTGAAGTTGGTATGGGAAATATGGTGATTGATGGAAATCAAATGCCACTCAAAGATTTTTAA